From the genome of Triticum aestivum cultivar Chinese Spring chromosome 3B, IWGSC CS RefSeq v2.1, whole genome shotgun sequence, one region includes:
- the LOC123069863 gene encoding WAS/WASL-interacting protein family member 3 isoform X2, whose protein sequence is MPPSSLCCRAPLLPVPPRSFTPAAAPPSSPHEPAPILLGSRPQPPPPGSGSRPTCSYRGSDGADPAGVVGRRDSPGWVSSASAPMPRTAASAPTLPGAASTPTPRAAASAPHTAGLRLRPHAAGRHLPSPHCRLPPPSPTTSRLPRVSTPCSSLRRDGRPHCIDAPLPRAGSSTPQSASVLSRCCWRAPLQLHRLCFTGKTVRPEEPRGFEDVQLRSPIRFPC, encoded by the exons atGCCCCCCTCCTCTCTGTGCTGccgcgcccccctcctccccgtgccGCCGCGGTCCTTCACCCCTGCCGccgcgcccccctcctccccacaCGAGCCAGCTCCCATCCTCCTCGGCTCCCGCCCCCAACCGCCACCCCCCGGCTCCGGTAGCCGCCCCACCTGTTCCTACCGCGGGTCTGATGGCGCGGATCCGGCTGGCGTGGTTGGGAGGAGAGACTCACCGGGGTGGgtctcctccgcctccgcccccaTGCCGCGAACCGCTGCCTCTGCCCCCACGCTGCCGGGCGCCGCCTCCACCCCCACGCCGCGGGCCGCCGCCTCCGCACCCCACACCGCGGGCCTCCGCCTCCGGCCCCATGCTGCGGGACGCCACCTGCCTTCCCCCCACTGTCGCTTGCCGCCTCCCTCCCCAACAACGTCGCGGCTACCCCGTGTTTCCACCCCCTGCAGCTCTTTGCGCCGAGATGGTCGCCCACATTGTATCGATGCACCACTGCCGCGTGCAGgaagttcaactccacaatccgcGTCCGTTCTATCTCGCTGCTGTTGGCGTGCCCCGCTCCAACTCCATCGCCTCTGCTTCACTGGTAAAACAGTGCGACCTGAGGAACCACGGGGGTTCGAGGACGTCCAGCTCCGTAGTCCAATTCG GTTTCCTTGTTGA
- the LOC123069863 gene encoding formin-like protein 5 isoform X1 yields the protein MPPSSPRRRGTVLPTPPRAPSSMRCRAPLLSAPPCPPPLCAAAPPSSPCRRGPSPLPPRPPPPHTSQLPSSSAPAPNRHPPAPVAAPPVPTAGLMARIRLAWLGGETHRGGSPPPPPPCREPLPLPPRCRAPPPPPRRGPPPPHPTPRASASGPMLRDATCLPPTVACRLPPQQRRGYPVFPPPAALCAEMVAHIVSMHHCRVQEVQLHNPRPFYLAAVGVPRSNSIASASLVKQCDLRNHGGSRTSSSVVQFASSQSA from the exons atgcccccctcctccccgcgccgtCGCGGTACCGTCCTTCCCACCCCACCGCGGGCCCCCTCCTCCATGCGTTGCCgcgccccgctcctctccgcgccgccatGCCCCCCTCCTCTCTGTGCTGccgcgcccccctcctccccgtgccGCCGCGGTCCTTCACCCCTGCCGccgcgcccccctcctccccacaCGAGCCAGCTCCCATCCTCCTCGGCTCCCGCCCCCAACCGCCACCCCCCGGCTCCGGTAGCCGCCCCACCTGTTCCTACCGCGGGTCTGATGGCGCGGATCCGGCTGGCGTGGTTGGGAGGAGAGACTCACCGGGGTGGgtctcctccgcctccgcccccaTGCCGCGAACCGCTGCCTCTGCCCCCACGCTGCCGGGCGCCGCCTCCACCCCCACGCCGCGGGCCGCCGCCTCCGCACCCCACACCGCGGGCCTCCGCCTCCGGCCCCATGCTGCGGGACGCCACCTGCCTTCCCCCCACTGTCGCTTGCCGCCTCCCTCCCCAACAACGTCGCGGCTACCCCGTGTTTCCACCCCCTGCAGCTCTTTGCGCCGAGATGGTCGCCCACATTGTATCGATGCACCACTGCCGCGTGCAGgaagttcaactccacaatccgcGTCCGTTCTATCTCGCTGCTGTTGGCGTGCCCCGCTCCAACTCCATCGCCTCTGCTTCACTGGTAAAACAGTGCGACCTGAGGAACCACGGGGGTTCGAGGACGTCCAGCTCCGTAGTCCAATTCG CTTCCTCCCAATCCGCTTGA